A DNA window from Anaerocolumna sp. AGMB13020 contains the following coding sequences:
- a CDS encoding chloride channel protein, with product MVKLKEMFSNYRDILLLGCISFFIGLFVGCIDWMFGRVLLEITDFRNRYNFFLIPLLPFAGLFIIFLYTKFGNNAIKGMSLLFSVGLKEEQAIPKRLVPLVILNTWITHLFGGSAGREGVAVQIGGAVAHNIGRKIKIRNGDRILLITGMGAGFAGLFQTPIAGVFFAMEIFTAGVLEYRALFPCIIAAFTASFTSHALGLEKFSFNLNSAVNIDIRTLLKIMLLGVLFGAVGSLFARLLHFSKAFFSSLIKNPYLKIFMIGCFLSILFLVLYSGRYSGLGTNLIDAAFTEGKIYEFDWALKFLLTIITLSAGFQGGEVTPLFSIGSSLGVAVAGVIGLPIEFAAALGYIAVFGSATNTVIAPIFIGAEVFGYEYVPYFFVVAAVAYAFNGSKSIYSAQKIY from the coding sequence ATGGTTAAGTTAAAAGAAATGTTCAGCAATTATAGAGATATACTTCTTCTTGGGTGTATTTCCTTCTTTATCGGTTTATTCGTTGGCTGCATTGATTGGATGTTTGGAAGAGTACTGTTAGAAATAACAGATTTTAGAAACAGATATAATTTTTTTCTGATTCCTTTGCTTCCTTTTGCGGGTTTATTTATAATCTTCCTATATACAAAATTCGGTAACAATGCTATAAAAGGAATGTCTCTCTTATTTTCAGTGGGTCTGAAGGAGGAACAGGCAATACCCAAAAGGCTTGTGCCGTTGGTTATTTTAAATACCTGGATAACTCATTTATTTGGGGGCAGTGCAGGACGTGAGGGGGTTGCGGTTCAAATAGGTGGTGCAGTAGCCCACAATATAGGCAGAAAGATAAAGATCAGGAATGGAGATAGAATCTTACTGATAACAGGAATGGGAGCGGGGTTTGCCGGACTGTTTCAAACACCCATTGCTGGCGTTTTCTTTGCAATGGAAATCTTTACGGCAGGAGTATTGGAATACAGGGCATTATTTCCTTGTATAATTGCTGCTTTTACTGCCAGTTTTACCTCACACGCATTAGGTCTGGAGAAATTCAGTTTTAATTTGAACAGTGCAGTTAATATTGACATTCGGACATTGCTAAAAATTATGCTATTGGGGGTTTTATTTGGAGCTGTCGGCAGTCTTTTTGCCAGGCTGCTTCATTTTAGCAAAGCATTTTTTAGCAGTCTTATTAAGAATCCATATTTAAAGATTTTTATGATTGGTTGTTTTTTAAGTATCTTATTTCTTGTTTTATATAGTGGCAGATATTCGGGATTAGGTACAAATCTAATTGATGCAGCTTTTACAGAGGGTAAAATATATGAATTTGATTGGGCTTTGAAGTTTCTACTTACGATTATAACCCTTAGTGCTGGTTTTCAAGGCGGGGAAGTAACGCCATTATTTTCAATCGGCTCCTCCTTGGGAGTTGCGGTAGCCGGTGTTATTGGATTGCCGATTGAATTTGCAGCAGCCTTAGGATATATAGCAGTTTTCGGCAGTGCAACCAATACTGTGATAGCACCGATTTTCATTGGTGCGGAGGTATTTGGTTATGAATATGTTCCTTATTTTTTTGTGGTAGCAGCCGTTGCATATGCTTTTAACGGCAGTAAGTCAATTTATTCTGCACAAAAGATTTATTAA